The Actinomycetota bacterium genome has a segment encoding these proteins:
- a CDS encoding YifB family Mg chelatase-like AAA ATPase, whose product MYGRVLGVTVLGVGGHLVTVEAHVGRGLPSLTLTGLPGAAVRDACERIRPAVESQGLEWPLRRVVVNLAPGTVRKEGPGLDLPVAAGVLAATAQIPATALGRYALAGELSLKGELMPTPGVLSVAIAAARAGLEGVIVPRANALEATQVDRLRVVSAVTLSEVAGFLRGTWQPPAIDEEALESDGPVEVDFSDVRGQIQARRALEVAAAGGHNVLLVGSPGAGKTMLARRMTTILPRLARDESLEATQLHSVAGLLAGRGVLRSRPFRAPHHSISMTGLLGGGTTYLRPGEASLAHHGVLFLDELTEFRRDAIEGLRQPLEDGRVVVTRAVGSVEFPARFTMVAAANPCPCGFEGDPRRHCRCRQDRVDQYRQKLSGPLLDRIDLRLRVPRLTKHELMGGETGEGSVSIRERVQAARDRQRARWSDLGVACNAHLPGPVARRRVRLTADAEATLGAAVDQLCLTGRGFDRAIKVARTIADLDAADVVRTEHVAEALSYRDGIVQEGLARAG is encoded by the coding sequence ATGTACGGACGGGTGCTCGGGGTGACCGTGCTCGGGGTCGGAGGGCACCTCGTGACGGTCGAAGCCCATGTCGGACGCGGCCTGCCGTCCCTCACGCTCACCGGGCTGCCCGGCGCCGCCGTGCGCGACGCGTGCGAACGCATCCGCCCGGCGGTCGAGAGCCAGGGACTCGAGTGGCCGCTGCGACGCGTGGTGGTCAACCTCGCGCCGGGGACCGTTCGCAAGGAAGGGCCGGGCCTCGATCTCCCCGTCGCGGCCGGTGTCTTGGCCGCCACGGCTCAGATCCCGGCCACCGCGCTCGGGCGATACGCGCTCGCGGGTGAGCTGTCGCTGAAGGGCGAGCTGATGCCGACCCCCGGTGTGCTGTCGGTCGCCATCGCGGCGGCGCGAGCGGGCCTCGAGGGCGTGATCGTGCCGCGCGCGAACGCGCTCGAGGCCACGCAGGTCGATCGGCTCCGGGTCGTGTCGGCGGTCACGCTCAGCGAGGTCGCGGGCTTCCTCAGGGGAACGTGGCAGCCGCCAGCGATCGACGAGGAGGCGCTCGAAAGCGACGGGCCCGTCGAGGTCGACTTCAGCGATGTCCGCGGGCAGATCCAGGCCCGGCGGGCCCTCGAGGTCGCAGCGGCCGGCGGTCACAACGTGCTGTTGGTCGGCTCACCGGGGGCAGGCAAGACGATGCTGGCACGCCGCATGACCACGATCCTGCCGAGACTCGCGCGCGACGAATCGCTCGAGGCGACGCAGCTGCACTCGGTCGCCGGACTACTCGCCGGGCGCGGGGTGTTGCGGTCGCGTCCGTTCAGGGCGCCGCACCACTCGATCTCGATGACCGGCTTGCTCGGAGGGGGCACGACGTACCTGCGACCGGGGGAGGCCTCGCTCGCTCACCACGGCGTGCTCTTCCTCGACGAGCTCACGGAGTTCCGGCGCGATGCGATCGAGGGCCTGCGTCAGCCACTCGAGGACGGCCGCGTCGTCGTCACCCGGGCCGTCGGGTCGGTCGAGTTCCCCGCGAGGTTCACGATGGTCGCCGCCGCGAACCCGTGCCCCTGCGGGTTCGAGGGGGATCCGCGACGTCACTGCCGGTGCCGGCAGGATCGGGTCGATCAGTACCGGCAGAAGCTCTCCGGCCCGTTGCTCGACCGGATCGACCTCCGGCTGCGCGTGCCACGGCTCACGAAGCACGAGCTCATGGGTGGCGAAACGGGGGAGGGTTCCGTCTCGATCCGCGAGCGGGTCCAGGCGGCCCGTGACCGTCAGCGCGCGAGGTGGTCCGACCTCGGCGTGGCGTGCAACGCGCACCTGCCCGGTCCCGTCGCCCGTCGCCGAGTGAGGCTGACCGCGGACGCCGAGGCCACCCTCGGTGCAGCCGTCGACCAGCTCTGCCTCACGGGGCGCGGGTTCGACCGCGCGATCAAGGTCGCGCGCACGATCGCCGACCTCGACGCCGCCGACGTCGTTCGAACCGAGCACGTCGCCGAGGCTCTCTCCTATCGCGACGGGATCGTCCAGGAGGGGCTGGCGCGTGCGGGCTGA